acgctgaccctcgagccacttcgaccctgcatgatgggtacgctgaccctcgagccacttcgaccctgcatgctgggaacgctgaccctcgagccacttcggccctgcatgctgggaacgctgaccctcgagccacttcggccctgcatgatgggaacgctgaccctcgagccacttcggccctgcatgatgggaacgctgaccctcgagccacttcgaccctgcatgatgggaacgctgaccctcgagccacttcgaccctgcatgatgggaacgctgaccctcgagccacttcggccctgcatgatgggaacgctgaccctcgagccacttcgaccctgcatgatgggaacgctgaccctcgagccacttcgaccctgcatgatgggaacgctgatcctcgagccacttcgaccctgcatgatgggaacgctgaccctcgagccacttcggccctgcatgatgggaacgctgatcctcgagccacttcgaccctgcatgatgggaacgctgacccgtcggccctgcatgatgggaacgctgaccctcgagacacttcgaccctgcatgatgggaacgctgactcGGCCCTCGCATGAtggggaacgctgaccctcgagccacttcgaccctgcatgatgggaacgctgacccttcgagccacatcggccctgcatgatgggaacgctgatcctcgagccacttcggccctgcatgatgggaacgctgaccctcgagccacttcggccctgcatgatgggaacactgaccctcgagccacatcggccctgcatgatgggaacgctgaccctcgagccacatcggccctgcatgatgggaacactgaccctcgagccacttcggccctgcatgatgggaacgctgatcctcgagccacttcgaccctgcatgatgggaacgctgaccctcgagccacctcgaccctgcatgatgggaacgctgatcctcgagccacttcggccctgcatgatgggaacgctgaccctcgagccacttcgaccctgcatgatgggaacgctgatcctcgagccacatcggccctgcatgatgggaacgctgaccctcgagccacttcggccctgcatgatgggaacgctgaccctcgagccacttcggccctgcatgatgggaacgctgaccctcgagccacttcggccctgcatgatgggaacgctgaccctcgagccacttcggccctgcatgatgggaacgctgaccctcgagccacttcggccctgcatgatgggaacgctgaccctcgagccacttcggccctgcatgatgggaacgctgaccctcgagccacttcggccctgcatgatgggaacgctgaccctcgagccacttcggccctgcatgatgggaacgctgatcctcgagccacttcggccctgcatgatgggaacgctgaccctcgagccacttcgaccctgcatgatgggaacgctgaccctcgagccacatcg
The sequence above is a segment of the Oncorhynchus keta strain PuntledgeMale-10-30-2019 unplaced genomic scaffold, Oket_V2 Un_contig_23003_pilon_pilon, whole genome shotgun sequence genome. Coding sequences within it:
- the LOC127921663 gene encoding uncharacterized protein LOC127921663, coding for MQGRSGSRVSVPIMQGRSGSRVSVPIMQGRSGSRVSVPIMQGRSGSRVSVPIMQGRSGSRVSVPIMQGRSGSRISVPIMQGRSGSRVSVPIMQGRSGSRVSVPIMQGRSGSRISVPIMQGRCGSRVSVPIMQGRSGSRVSVPIMQGRSGSRISVPIMQGRSGSRVSVPIMQGRSGSRVSVPIMQGRSGSRVSVPIMQGRSGSRVSVPIMQGRSGSRVSVPIMQGRSGSRVSVPIMQGRSGSRVSVPIMQGRSGSRVSVPIMQGRCGSRISVPIMQGRSGSRVSVPIMQGRSGSRISVPIMQGRGGSRVSVPIMQGRSGSRISVPIMQGRSGSRVSVPIMQGRCGSRVSVPIMQGRCGSRVSVPIMQGRSGSRVSVPIMQGRSGSRISVPIMQ